One Anas acuta chromosome 32, bAnaAcu1.1, whole genome shotgun sequence DNA segment encodes these proteins:
- the CHCHD5 gene encoding coiled-coil-helix-coiled-coil-helix domain-containing protein 5 has translation MEAALEVTARYCRSELEQYGRCVAASPTSWQRDCHSLRLGISRCASAHPIVRRIRSDCAEPFAAFERCLQENEAAVGKCSEHVAAFLRCAEQVKVAA, from the exons AT GGAGGCGGCGCTGGAGGTGACGGCGCGGTACTGCCGCAGCGAGCTGGAGCAGTACGGGCGCTGCGTGGCCGCCAGCCCGACCTCGTGGCAGCGGGACTGCCACAGCCTCCGCCTCGGCATCTCCCGGTGCGCCTCTGCGCA CCCCATCGTCAGGAGGATCCGCAGCGACTGCGCCGAGCCCTTCGCCGCCTTCGAGAGGTGCCTGCAGGAGAACGAGGCCGCCGTGGGCAAGTGCAGCGAGCACGTCGCCGCCTTCCTGCGCTGCGCCGAGCAGGTGAAGGTGGCTGCGTGA